The genomic DNA TTAAAAACCTCAATGGCAGTTCGATAATTGTTAATTTTTAACGGAAGATTATTAATTAACTCTAAGGCTTCAAAAAGTTTATCATTAGAAACATTTTTAAAGTTAGTTTGCTTCGGGAAGAACCATCTTAATCTCCGGTTGAAATATTCATTACTGCCTCTTTTCCAAGGCGAATAAGCTTAACAGAAGTAAACATCGACCTTGTATTTGCTTTGTAATACCTAATAACCAGAGAATTATTTTCCATGGTCGACTGTAAACGATTCAACGTTTGAACCAAAAATGCGCATGAATTTTTCAAAGGCAGCATTTAATAACGATTTGGTTCGATTAGGAATTTTAATTGCCCAAACCAAGCGAGTACTTCGTTCCACAAATGTTGCTAAGCAGGCTTTGGATTTCCCACGTCCAGATAAAACTGGATCTAATTCCCAGTGATCCAAGTCACTACGATCATTGATATAGCTAGCTCTCGTTTCAATGGTTTGATTGATTTTGAAGGTTACTCACTTCTCTGCTTTTCGTTTCCGACGAACATTTCGATTAGGCAAACAATCTAAACTAAAATCAAGCAAAATGCGGTTTAACCAATTATAAATGGGGCCGTAGCTACTCCATAAAAACGGTTAATCAATGCTGGTGACCACGTTAATTTCAAATGATTCTCCACAACTTGTTTTAACGAAGCGGTCAATTTGGTTTTTCTGCCACATTTTTTCCGTTTATAATCTGCATCAGCTTGAGCTAATACGGGATTATAAGGAGTTACTCGCAATAGTTCATAATGAATCGTTGATTTAGAAAAACCTAGTTTATCAGCTATTTCACGAAGTGAAAGGCCTTCATTAATTAATTGTGCTAACGCACCGCGATCATAAGATGTTAAAATGGAATAGCTCAAAGTAATATATACTTACTGGTTTGTTTGGTCACTACCATTGTAAGTTATTACTTTGGTTTTTTTATTTTATTTAGCGTTCGAAACAATTATATAATTTACGTTTATTAAAAAACAATATAATTTATATTAAAACAGTAAGAATCGTTATCCATTTAGCATTAAAAAGTTTTTTTAATTCCACATTTTAACCTCATATTTACCTTCCCTTAATCTTCATTTGCTAGAATGATGTGAAAAATGCCTCGAGGTAATTATGACTTCTAAACCGAAATTGACTAAGACCGAACTCATCAAACACATAAAAAGTAAAAAAATCACGTTCAATGAGATTGATGTTCAGCAATCCAAACAAGTACTCGTCCACAAAAATTACTACTTTAAGCTAACGACCTATCGCAAAAACTTTCCCAAACGAGAAGGTAAATATCCAAATTTAGACTTCGCCTATCTAATTGATCTGGATTCCATTGACATGCAACTGCATGAGTACTTGTTGTCCCTATCCCTCGACATCGAACACGGTATCAAGGTAAAAATTTTATCCCTCATCCCACTGCGCAAGTAAATACGGCCGTATACTTGATGAAGATTCCGAAGATGGACCTGAAAGACATGAAAATTAACGATTTGACCTCCCTCTTCTTTTTGCATGACTACGTTAAGAATGGTAAAGTGAGCAAGCGACGGCGACGCCAAGGTGCAGCTTTTCTAAAACGCTTTGAGCGTAACCCAGATTGGTATCAAAATGTCACTTTTATTAAAAAATTCAAGGAAATTTTAAATAAATTAATTAACTATTTAGAAAAAGATTAGTATATTTTAATTAAGGAAAGAGCGAATGCTCTGATGATCGCTAATTATATTTTAATTATAAAGAAGAGATTATCAATTAAGATAATCTCCTCTTTTTGTTTACTGATACTTAACTGTTTTCCATCCCGTCCTGAAAATCTGGATGCTTTTCAGCATCATAATGACCATTTTCGTCAAATTCAACGTTTTCAATTGGAATACGATTTAATAATTTTTGCCAGTCAGCTTCATTTGGTACATTTGAATCCACAGCTTACACACTTGTATAATAATTAGATTTTTAAAATTAATAGGTAGAATAACCCGAAACTAAACTAAGTACATCATCAATTAATTCCTTATAAGAATGAATATCTTCACCATATGATCCAGTTATTGAAAATGTCTCATTGACCTTAACACTTTTTATATTTGAATTTTCAACAAATATTCCTTTATAAATATTTTCCAAAATAATTTCAACTTTTCGCTTCTCGTTAATATTAAAATTAGCAGCGAAAAAATGTTTAAAATGATAATTATTAGAAAAAATGAAATAAAATTAGCACTGTCAATACCATTAACAGTTTTATTATACATATTCTTATCTATAATTATTAATGCTAATAGATAAGGGAGTATAAAATTAATTACAATGAAGCTTGAAAATTTTTCATTAGAAAACAATGAATTTACACTGAAATTAAAACTATAGATAGCTGTATTCAAGGTACTATAAAAATGATTTATTTCTCTTAAACTAAGTTCAAAAAATTCAGCAACGCTTTTATAGTATGAATCTGCAACCATTGAATCATCATTCGGAAAATTATCATTTTGCCTATAATAATTTTCTAAATTAGCATCTGGAAGTGCAATAACAAAATCAAAAAAGCGATCTAGGTAACGACTCCCATCAAAATTATTACCATAGAACTTTTGAACAGTATTTTTCAATTCAAATATATTAACTGCGAATACGAAGGTAATTTTATCATCATTAAAAAAATGCTTAATCCGTTCTAATAATTTAATTGCATAAGTGGGTTGGCATCGATCAAGTTCATCAACAAAAATTACCAAACGACCATTTTCTGGAATCAATTTTGTTAGTACTCGATTAAATTGTTCTTCAGAACTAAGTTCTTTTTCAGAACCTAAAGAATCAATATAATTGTCTATATCAACCTGGGCAATTGATTTAGCAGCAATTTTAACCAAGTTCTTTAAAATTTCTATTCCGCCTTTTCTTATTTTTTCATCCATAATTGAATCAGCAGAAACGATACTCTTAGTTAACGAAATAATTGGATCTTCTTCGCTATCATTTTTCCACGCATCATAATAAACTGTTTTGTAAGATATTTTTTTGATTCTGCCTTCTTTACCATTTATAATTTCATGAATAACTTGTTTTTCTGAATTATCCTCATTATTCTTATTAACTATATCCAGTACAATTTGACATTGTTTAACAAAAAACGTTTTCCCCGTTCCCCATTTTCCATCGATTGCAATCGACCATGGACCGTTTAGACTATTTAACATCTCTAGGAAATGAAAAACATTGCTATTTCTTCCTGTCGTATCATGGATAATTGATTCTTTAAGATTGTCCGTCGTCGGCTGTAAATCAAATTTTTCCAATTATTTAACCCCTTAAATATCAAATATGACAATTTAATCATCACTATTATATCCTCAATTAAATCATTAGCGAATCCTGCCCAAAAATGTTAGCATTTAGTTGTACACCATCAAATTTAACAGAATGGAGTCCTTCTCATGCTCAACTCAATTTACGATTACCAAACTAAAGAACTAAACGGCGATCCGATTAACTTTGCCGATTTTAAAGGTAAAGTTATTCTCGTGGTTAACACCGCCAGCAAGTGTGGTCTAGCCGGTCAGCTCAAGGATCTAGAAAAGTTATACCACGAATATCACGACCAAGGATTAGAAGTCATTGGTTTCCCATCCAACCAGTTCTTGATGGAATTGAAGGATTCGAAAAACATCACCGAGTACTGCCAGGTCCACTACGGAGTAACCTTCCCCATCACCGAAACCATCAAGGTTAATGGCGAAGATACCGATCCATTATTTGCCTACTTGAAAAGGGAATCCGGTCACGGTCCAATTAAATGGAACTACACCAAGTTCTTGATTGGCAAAGATGGCCAGTTGCTTCATCGGTATGCGCCAATTACTAACCCTGCCAAGTTAGAACCAGCTATCAAAAAAGCACTCCAAGCATAAACAAAAAAGACCCCGGGAAGAAATCCTCCTGGGGTCTTTTCTTTTGCGTTATTTTTTAATTGATTCCCCGTTTGGTAACGGTGGTAACCCGTTATCGGGCAAGGAGAATGAGTCTAACAAGCCCTTGGTCCAGGCCGTTTGTTTCAACTGTGCTGGCGAAATCTCGTGTACAATTTCGTCGGCTCGATGATGAGATACCTTGTCTCCAAACAACGGGTCAATCAAGCTACCACGGGCCATCCCGACCATATCCATGTAGTGGTTAACGGCATCCAACGCAGCTTCGGCGCTAAAGACGCTACCGACTGCCAGCACCTTAGTTTCAGCATCCAGCGATTCCCGATAGATTTGCGTGTAACTCAGCTTGCTATCATTGGGGCCATCATAATAGTGTCCAAAGATGGAGACATGCAAGTAGTCGAGTTGGAGCTGGTTAAGTTCCTTAACTAACTGGTTAGAATCAGAAATCGAATACCCGCTCCCGTCTTGATGTGGCTCTTCCGGACTAATCCGGTAACCAACGATAAAGTCTTGGGGTGCGTATTTAGCAACCACACGCAGAACTTCCTTCGTAACCGCGAGGGGAAAGCGCATCCGCTTAGCTAACGATCCACCCCACTCATCGGTCCGTCGGTTGGAATACGTCGACATGAATTGTTGCAATAGGTAATGGTTGGCACCGTGAATTTCCACCCCATCAAAGCCAGCTTCAATGGCGCGTTTTGTCGCTAACCCAAAATCCTTGATGATGGCTTCAATCTGCTGAGTAGTTAACTCTCGCACATCATAGTTCAAACTCGGGGAAGTAATAGCACTGGGACCGAAGGCGTACCCATGCTTGGCAGCAAATCCATTACTTCGCAGGCCACCATGATTGATCTGTAGAATGGCTTTGGCCCCATCCTGCTTCATGGCCTTAGCAAGTGCCTTAATCGAGTCGAGGTGCTCGTCGTCATAAATCCCAAGTTGTTCACCAAACGGACCGCCACCACTCGGTCCCCCGTTTTCGCTAACGTAATGATACTCGGTGATCAGCATCCCCGCTGTCTTACTCCGGGCCGCATAGTACTGCAGTGTATCAGCAGTTGCTCTTCCATCTGCCGTTCCCGACGAAGTTAGCATTGGAGGCAGAAACAAGCGTCCCTGGACTTCGACGCCGCGCCGAAACTTCACTAAATCCGTTAATTGTCGTGTGATGATGGATTCCTCCTTAAATAAAGCCATTTTGTCATAAATGCTAACATTGATAGCTAAATTATAGCTGGATTCCGTGAAATAGCAATGATATTGCCTACTTTTAGTAAGTTAAACCAAAAAATTCCCCGCCTAATTTACTACGAACAAAATAATTTTGTTGTTACTTGATAAGGCTTCAGCTACCTCAAGCAGGGGATTCCTTATCCCTGTTGGTTATGCTATTCTTACTACAATAACGTTTTTACGTAACCCTATTCATGCAAAGAGGCCTACCAATTTTGGAGGAATAGAAATGAATAAAGTAAGTGGTCTAGCTTTCACATACATAGCGGTTTTAAGCATCATCATTGGTCTCGTTATTGGCGCTTATTTACAAATTATCAATTGGATTATTGAATTTACCTGGCACGAGTTGCCGGGTCTTTTGGGGATCAAGCAAGTGATTTGGCCCTGGCTTTTTTGTCTGCCAATGGGAATCGTGATCGGCCTGTTGCAAAAGTACTTGGGTCAATATCCCCTAACCATTGAAGAGGTCTTAGCTCAAGTTAAAACCGAAGGTCACTTTGGCTATCACAATTGGTGGCGAATCGTAGTCTTAGGATTGGTGATTCTTGGTGCTGGTGCCAGTGTCGGACCAGAAGCAAGTGCCACCGGGATTTTTGCAGGAATGGTGTACTGAATAGGTTGCCGTTATAAATTAGCCGTACATTCAGTAGAAAATACGCAAAATAAATCACTGCTTCAACAACTGCATCTAATTATTTGGCAACGAATAAAAGATTGTCCCAACCAAATTACCACCACATCAATTACGAATTATTTTGCGAGTAAACGCCAAAAACAAATTTACTACAGTGCCTGGATTTTATTTGGCCTGCTTGGTTTATTTACTTTCTTCTTCTTTTTCCCGCAAGAAGGCGTGATTGGAATTCATACTCCTTCGCTCAATTGGAAATGGCAAGGAAACCTCGTGGTTATCCCGGCATTAGTAGTTGGTTGGGCCTTTGGTTGGCTATTCGTTAAATCTGGAAAATGGTCCGAAAAAGTAATCGGTAATTTCAATTATCCCGTCATCGAGGGCTTTCTCGGTGGAGTATTATTAGCGGTTGGAACATTGATAAGTAAGGATGTTTTATTTTCTGGTGAATTCAACATTCAATCATTTGCTAGTCACGTAACCCAAGCGCCCATTTATTCGTTAATCGCCATTGCACTTGCCAAAACGATAACAACCAACCTCGGCTTTTCCCTCGGATGGCGTGGTGGAACCATTTTCCCAGCTATTTTTACTAGCTTAGCCGTTGGCGGAATTGTAGCGCAATTAGTCGGTCCAATGCCACATTTAACCGTAACTCTAATCATGGCTGTCGCCCTAACGATAATTATTGGACAACCAATCGTAAGCATTGTTTGCTTAACCCTAGTTTGTCCCGTCCAATTTCTACCGTTTGTAATTGTTACAACTTACTTAACCCATTGGGTTGTCAACCGCTGGACTTTTTTACGTCCATAATCATAATCTTATTTTCACAGATTTATACATAAACCTGATAACCCTTGTATATATCAAAATATGATTTTTCGTAATCATGCTTCTTGCCAATCAATGATTGAATAATATAATTTTTAATTATCGCAGATTTATACTTAGATTTACTTCTAAATAATTAAGGTGAACCTACGCTTGTTATCATCAATTGGAACTTCAACAATCTAAAGATCCATAGCCCATCATCCGTTTACCATCCAATCATGAAAGTCAGGATGTTTTGGGGCATCATAATGCCCATCCTTATCAAATTCAACCCTTTCGACTGAAACTTGCTTCAGCAAATTAGACCAATCTAACGAGTTAGGAATCTTTTTTAATGAAATTTGATCTCGGTTAACTTCTAAAGACAATTTGGTGCCTTTTTCAAGTCCCAAATCCTTTCGAACAAAAACGGGAATAACAATTTGATCCTTTTGTGAAATATTAATTATTTTGGGTTTCATGCAATTTCCCTCCAAGAAAAAATAAATCTTCCGGCCTACTTTTTACTAATATTTTTTAATTGAATCGCCATTCGGTAACGGTGGAGTTAATTTATCACTAAGCATAATAAATTATATCGCCTCATCTTTAGTAAGGTAGGCAGTATTATAACAGTTTATCATCCATTTAGGTGTTGGTTTCTTCCCGGCAATAAACCATTCGATAATGGTCGGACGAATAAAAGCCCAGTACCCACCTCTGCCTTGTAATCCATCAGCTTCTCTGGAAATTAATGTATGTAAAATTGAATGTTCAATTAAATTACAGTAGACAAGTCTATCGGCTTTTTGAACTGTAAACGGATACCCGAAAGATTTTATGATTTTCGGTGTTGAAAGTTGAATATATTTATCTTCGTCAATGTGATGGATATAAAGTCCTTCATCAGTACGACTAATTTCCTTTGTCTTTATTAAGGTCTTCCGGTTCTCCTTTAAAAAATCAACATACATTTTCTCCGAATAATAATCTTTAGTAGATTTTCCATACTTATTTAAAAGCGATTTAACTGCTGATTGATAATCTAAATCTAATAATTGCTTTGCTTCTTCTAATTTTTCTTTGCTCATTAAAGATTCCTCATTTACATCTTCTAATTGAAATAAAAACACAATCCTCTTTACAAGAATCGTGTTGTCATCATTGATACCTAGCTTTCAGCAATTCAGCAAATTTTTCGGGATATCCATACATTTTTTTTGCCATTACTTGTTATCCCTGCCAAATAGAACCAATTAATTTTCATATTTAGCGTTTCCGTTTGAAGTAAGTCACCATCAATGTAGTCATACAACACATCTCCATCTCCCATATAAAACGCTTGGAAGTAATTCATACTACTAATGATTTGACGATTAGTTTTTTTATCAAAACAAATGAAATCATCTTCATCCGCATACCTATCGATTAAGTGTTCCATCTCTTTATATTCGGCGTAGATGTAATATAAATAGCCAATGATAATTTGTCCCAATTGATTAATTTATTGATCTTAAACATAAACGACAATAATCGTAAACTTATTAGCAATAATTACAAAGATGCAAGTAACGTATTCTCTCAAAATAGAAAATTTTCGTGCCCCACTAATGAATCTGATCTTCAGATTGCTGTTCTTTAGTGTGCATCACTGTATTTTTGAAAAATGGATCAGAGATTTGCTCAGGTAAACTTAGATGATAACTTGCAAGCGTCTTTTTGGTTCCGTATATAATCATGAGGATTTTCCTTTATTTTAATA from Fructilactobacillus ixorae includes the following:
- a CDS encoding Abi family protein, which codes for MTSKPKLTKTELIKHIKSKKITFNEIDVQQSKQVLVHKNYYFKLTTYRKNFPKREGKYPNLDFAYLIDLDSIDMQLHEYLLSLSLDIEHGIKVKILSLIPLRK
- a CDS encoding AbrB family transcriptional regulator; translation: MDSNVPNEADWQKLLNRIPIENVEFDENGHYDAEKHPDFQDGMENS
- a CDS encoding KAP family P-loop NTPase fold protein, with translation MEKFDLQPTTDNLKESIIHDTTGRNSNVFHFLEMLNSLNGPWSIAIDGKWGTGKTFFVKQCQIVLDIVNKNNEDNSEKQVIHEIINGKEGRIKKISYKTVYYDAWKNDSEEDPIISLTKSIVSADSIMDEKIRKGGIEILKNLVKIAAKSIAQVDIDNYIDSLGSEKELSSEEQFNRVLTKLIPENGRLVIFVDELDRCQPTYAIKLLERIKHFFNDDKITFVFAVNIFELKNTVQKFYGNNFDGSRYLDRFFDFVIALPDANLENYYRQNDNFPNDDSMVADSYYKSVAEFFELSLREINHFYSTLNTAIYSFNFSVNSLFSNEKFSSFIVINFILPYLLALIIIDKNMYNKTVNGIDSANFISFFLIIIILNIFSLLILILTRSEKLKLFWKIFIKEYLLKIQI
- a CDS encoding glutathione peroxidase, yielding MLNSIYDYQTKELNGDPINFADFKGKVILVVNTASKCGLAGQLKDLEKLYHEYHDQGLEVIGFPSNQFLMELKDSKNITEYCQVHYGVTFPITETIKVNGEDTDPLFAYLKRESGHGPIKWNYTKFLIGKDGQLLHRYAPITNPAKLEPAIKKALQA
- a CDS encoding NADH-dependent oxidoreductase, giving the protein MTRQLTDLVKFRRGVEVQGRLFLPPMLTSSGTADGRATADTLQYYAARSKTAGMLITEYHYVSENGGPSGGGPFGEQLGIYDDEHLDSIKALAKAMKQDGAKAILQINHGGLRSNGFAAKHGYAFGPSAITSPSLNYDVRELTTQQIEAIIKDFGLATKRAIEAGFDGVEIHGANHYLLQQFMSTYSNRRTDEWGGSLAKRMRFPLAVTKEVLRVVAKYAPQDFIVGYRISPEEPHQDGSGYSISDSNQLVKELNQLQLDYLHVSIFGHYYDGPNDSKLSYTQIYRESLDAETKVLAVGSVFSAEAALDAVNHYMDMVGMARGSLIDPLFGDKVSHHRADEIVHEISPAQLKQTAWTKGLLDSFSLPDNGLPPLPNGESIKK
- a CDS encoding chloride channel protein yields the protein MLGLFTFFFFFPQEGVIGIHTPSLNWKWQGNLVVIPALVVGWAFGWLFVKSGKWSEKVIGNFNYPVIEGFLGGVLLAVGTLISKDVLFSGEFNIQSFASHVTQAPIYSLIAIALAKTITTNLGFSLGWRGGTIFPAIFTSLAVGGIVAQLVGPMPHLTVTLIMAVALTIIIGQPIVSIVCLTLVCPVQFLPFVIVTTYLTHWVVNRWTFLRP
- a CDS encoding AbrB/MazE/SpoVT family DNA-binding domain-containing protein — translated: MKPKIINISQKDQIVIPVFVRKDLGLEKGTKLSLEVNRDQISLKKIPNSLDWSNLLKQVSVERVEFDKDGHYDAPKHPDFHDWMVNG